From Streptomyces sp. TLI_235, a single genomic window includes:
- a CDS encoding polyketide cyclase/dehydrase/lipid transport protein: protein MKVDVLTETVIAAPCERVAAYAADPSQVPEWYENIDSVTWQTPPPVAAGSRIAFTARFLGRRLAYTYEVTVYEPGRRLVMRTSQGPFPMETTYTWEPYGEDTAHTRMTLRNRGEPSGFASLAAPAMSAAMRRAQSKDLARLKALLERPA from the coding sequence ATGAAGGTCGACGTCCTGACCGAGACCGTGATCGCCGCACCGTGCGAGCGGGTCGCCGCCTACGCGGCCGACCCGTCGCAGGTGCCGGAGTGGTACGAGAACATCGACTCCGTCACCTGGCAGACCCCGCCGCCCGTCGCGGCAGGCTCCCGCATCGCGTTCACCGCCCGGTTCCTCGGCCGGCGCCTCGCCTACACCTACGAGGTCACCGTTTACGAACCCGGCCGACGGCTGGTCATGCGGACGAGCCAGGGCCCCTTCCCCATGGAGACCACCTACACCTGGGAGCCGTACGGCGAGGACACTGCCCACACCCGTATGACCCTGCGCAACCGCGGCGAGCCCAGCGGCTTCGCCTCGCTCGCAGCCCCCGCGATGTCAGCCGCGATGCGCCGCGCCCAGAGCAAGGACCTGGCCCGCCTCAAGGCGCTCCTGGAGCGGCCCGCCTGA